One Chionomys nivalis chromosome 15, mChiNiv1.1, whole genome shotgun sequence genomic window, GTGCTGATACCACAGACGTGAGCATAGCACCAAGCTCTCCTGTTATGTTTGATATTGAGTTTGGTCACTAGAGTAGGGAAGAAATAGTCTCACACGATCATTATAGAGTacttttctctttcagcagcCACATAATCTTTGGGGAGGTGCATCGGTAGCACAGCTCCCTGGTGAACTTTATCCTACATGCTTTAGAGTCCTTTCCTGAACTACTGATTAAGGAAGGCTGTGAgatgtttattttcaaaatattcagtTATTTCTACAATTAGCAGATAGCTTTCTATAAAAgacagttctaaaaaaaaaaaagacagttctaACTCTGAAAATCAGGTTAATTTTATCCTttaattttttacaaagattaatttttattttacatgtataagtgttttgcctgatagCCACAGAGGccaactagagttatagatggttgtaaccCATACCATGTGGTTACAGGAAgtagaacccaggtcttcttgAAGAGaattcagtgcttttaaccactgagccatctctccagcccagtttttaaatagacttttaaaaacaacattgtAAGCTCATAGGAAACCTTAGAGATTTCTCTGTACCCTATGCCCTATTAACATTCCCCACCAAGTGGAGCATTTGTTAGTATTAATATTGATGAACTTACATTGACTTGTCTTTAACAGGCTACATCTATTGCTTAAATTAGGGCttccttttaattttcaatttcagAGTGAAAAAGTTGatgttttagttgttttgaaAGGAACAGATTTTCctcatttttgtgtgtggtgcTGTATGTAAATGGTTTTTATCCTAGAGGGCTCCCACCTTTTTTAAagtttgagacatgatctcacctTGTAGCCCATGCTTATCTGGGGCTTACTATATAGCTCAAACTGGCCTAAACTCAGTAGTCCTTCCAATTCAGCCTCTAGGTatgagctaccacacctggctgtgaTATACCTCTTGTAGCAatggtttttttaaatttgtttttttgttgttgtttttttgttgttgtttttgttttagatttatttattatgtatacagtgttctgtcggTCTATATGCTttctggccagaagagggcaccagatgtcattacagatggctgtgagccaccatgtggttgctgggaattgaactcaggacctctggaagagcagtcagtgctcttaacctctgagccatctctccagcccctgtttttggtttttgtttgttgttttttttttttttctttttcgagacagggtttctctgtggttttggagcccatcctggaactagctcttgtagaccaggctgatctcgaactcacagagatccgcctgcctctgcctcccaagtgctgggattaaaggcgggcgccaccaccgcccggcttgttttttggtttttgacacaagagtttctctgtatagccttgactgtcctgcaactcactctgtagatcaaactggcctcgaactcacagagtaaCTTGGTAATTTATAGATATTTTAGCCAAACTTAAATTACCTTTAAAAATTGCCATAAAGAAATACTGCTTAGTGGTTGATTGCAtgtgctactctttcagaggacccaggtttggttcccagcactcaaatcAAGCAATTCacaaactgcctgtaactccagccccaggggatccagtgccctcttctggcctttgtggacacacatacatgtggcaTGTAAACACATATGCGtagaaataagaataattttgGAGAGAAAGTCTTGTTGTAAGCATTCACAAATtacttattattaatattattattatgggGGGGcttaagacaaggtttttctgtgtagccttagctgttttggaactcactctgtagacaaatctggcctcaaactcagagatccttcctctgcctcatgagtgccggaattaaaggtaGGTGCCATCACCATCTGGCTACATTTTAGTTTTTCATGGTATCTTTCATTCAAAATATGGTAAAGcaaccaggcatgatggcacaggtctttaattccagacctttctgagtttgaggccagccaggactacatagtgagaccctgtctcaaccccccccccccaaaagaaaacatgttaaagctgtgtaccacTAATTGATGGAGTAGTTGCTGTTCTGACTTGAGATTCTGCTGAGAACCTACCCTCTAACTCTCTTACTGGGAACAGAATTTTAGAATGTGGCTCTACTTAGTATTTTAGAATCTAGGCACTGACTATATTTCATGAAAAAACACACTATCTCCTACACATGAGCTAcctctttattttaattgatcTGTTTGTAATAGGAGCCaagcggtagtggcacatgcctttagtcccagcactcaggaggcagaggcaggtggagctttgtgagtttgtggccattctggtctaaaaagcaagttccaggacagctagggctgttacacagagaaaccctgtctccaaaagcaaaatttaaaaaaaggaagaaaaaagtgtAATCTGTACTCAGTACTCTCGGTGGTTGTGCTTTGTAAAGTTGCTAAGTTAGAAAATATCAAACTATTGTCCTATTGAAATACAGGagtaggggcctggagagatggctcagcgtttaaGAGCATGGAGAGCACTTCCAGAGTCCAATTCCCGGCAGCtatatggtgactcacagccatccataatgagatatggtgccctcttctggcttgcaggcatacatgcagaacacTGCACATCTAATAGTaaaagtaatagtaataataataataaaatacaagagTAGATTTCTATAAGCCTCTAGTCAGAatttctgtaagctttttgtcaGACTCTCATTTCATTCTGCTTGTGTTTTAGATTTATGAGGAGGGGAATTAAACCAGGGTATTGTACAGACTAAATAGGTGTTCTAGTGAGCTTCACACTCAGCCCCAGCCTGTAGGTGCCAGGggtccaactcaggtcctcatgctgtgtAGCAATCATTTTCCTGATTGAACACTCTCTATCCCCTGTAATTGAATTTTATGAATTCAGATAACCTCTTAAGAACCCTGTGCCCTTTGTAGCaaaaatttaattgttttaatttagTTACTAAGTTGTTTTTGAAAATATACAATAGGACTTTAGgaattttcagaagaaaataattgtttcatttcatctgtaatttagttttaaaatgtgtttatattaCGTATTTAATAAACCTTTGTAGGAATAATAACTActaagaaaaattttttaaattgtgtcgcATTCTAGTCATTGTGGTTTTAATTCATGTTTGTATTTGGTTTTAGGGTGGGTCTATTTTATTAATAACAGGTCCTCCAGGATGTGGGAAGACAACTACTCTAAAAATACTATCAAAGGAGCATGGGATCCAAGTACAAGAATGGGTTAATCCCGTTTTACCAGACTTCCAGAAAGATGATTTCAAGGAGTTACTTAATTTAggtaagttttttttgtttttgttttttgttttattttttttgttgttgttgttgtttggtttttcgagacagggtttctctgtggttttggttcctgtcctggaactagctctgtagaccatgctggtctcgaactcacagagatccacctgcctctgcctcccgagtgctgggattaaaggagtgcgccaccatcgcccggcaatttAGGTAAGTTTTGTTGCAAAGGTGCTGGAGTTACAAAGACAGCTTTACTTAATGAAACTTGCAGGTCAAGTAGTAAGAGCGCATGTTTCTCCTATACTCATCAGTTTGAGGAGAAACTGAGAAAGGCGCCGATAGAGAGTAGAGCGGGGTtcttagaaaattaaatttaaactcTTTTAAGATAACAAGCtgatttttgtggggtttttgtttgtttttaatattttgcatttatttattgactgtatgtttgtgtatgttatgggtatgtacatgtgtgcatgcgcaaACATGTCCATGCAATGGCTTTCacgcagaagtcagttctctcctttggggagtcagttctctccttccactgtaggTTCTGAGCCTGCTCAGTTTATgctgtttgagacagtgtttcatgtACCTTGGTTTGCCctaacttgtgatcctcctgctttccgCCTCCCACacgctaggattataggtatgtggcACCACACTAGATTAATAGGATCTcagattttcattatttatgGAGTTCCACACTGTAAGGTCTTCTGTTTCAGTGTCAGTCAAGTCTTACATACTAAAGGAACTTGCCTCTCAATAAAATAGCTtacatcccagcacttaggagacagatctctgtgagttccagaccagcctagtctagatAGTTCAGGCCATCTaggactgcacagtgagaccctgtctctaaactaAAGCactccactttaaaaaaaattactgggcagtggtggcacttttttttttttttttttttttttttggtatcctggaactagctcttgtagaccaggctggcctcgaactcacaaagatccacctatctctgcctcccaagtgctgcacatacctttaatcccagcaattgggaggtagaagcagattatctctttgagttcgagaccaactcatctacatagtgaattccaggacagccagggctgtgtacgttgagagaccctctctcataaaacaaaacaaagatacagTAGTGATATCATGATCTGAAGATAGCATTAcaactccttttcttccttccctcttccatgatgGTTCTTGAGTCTTGGGAGGGGTGAGAGAGATgttttcttgggctggagagatggctcagctgtaagagcactggctgcttttttaactgctgagccatctttccagcccaacaGCTGTTTTTTAAGTCCGTTACCTTTGTGATACTTTcattggaatagaaaaaaatttattgttGGCCATCACACTAATCTTTTGAAATgatatcttattttaaatttaaaccaTTTCAAATAATTGAAAGATAGTCTTCAGTACTACAAGTTGTatcatttaaatgaattttatgtGTGCAATATTTGTATAATATTAGTGtatgtaatttgaaaataaagtaataaatgtaTTCCTTTTCAGATTCAAAAGTCTACGTAGTTCCATACCAATCTCAGACAGCAGTCTTCAGTGACTTTCTATTGAGAGCCACCAAGTATAGCAAACTCCAGATGCTCGGAGATGATCTGACAACTGATAAGAAGATAATTCTGGTTGAAGTAAGGACAGCTTTTACAGTGCTGCTGGAGCTCTCgtgtagacagttgtgagataCATTAGTATCTGTGATAGCAGAGGCCTGAAGGTTGTTTCAGTACTCAACAGAATAGTGTAGGTTACAGTAGAGGAGCTGTATGATAGCATAGCTTTCAACTGCAATGCCATCGGTatagaaaagcaaaggaaatctATGGAAAGTTAATTTCCTCGGTGACAATAAATGTCCTTTAATTTCTCTGAAAACTGTGATCAAAATACTTTGAATAAGTAATGTTTTTTCTTgacaaataaaagtttaaaaataaatatgcaatgGAATATCACTGAGCTAATACTTGTCCCTTATGTTCAACAGGATTTACCTAACCAGTTTTATCGGGATTCTCCTGCTTTACATGAAATTCTAAGGTGAGTGTCATTGGAAACCAGTGTTCCAAACTCCACATTAGAGGCGGGGTTGtaattcagtggtagaacatttgtctGGCATGAACAGCTAAATTGCTTGAATTTCAGCATCATCTTGTTATTTTAGGAAATATGTGCAGATTGGCCGGTGTCCTCTTGTATTCATAATCTCTGACAGCGTCAGTGGAGATAACAATCAGCGGTTACTCTTTCCCAAAAAGATTCAAGAGGAGTGTTCTATTTCAAACATTAGGTAAGAAATTGTtcttatgctttgttttgtttttgtcttgttttttcgagacagggtttccgtATGTAGTTgtgactatcttggaactcactctgtagaccaggctgtcctagaactcagagatccacctgcctctgcctcctgaatgctgggattaaagacgtgtgccaccattgcccagtttaaactatttttaaattaataatttaagcaccatattttttctttttacagtttcAACCCAGTGGCACCAACAATTATGATGAAATTTCTTAATAGAATCATGACTATCGAAGCTAGTAAGGTAAGTCTAATTTAAAACTTATATTGTAGCTATGGAAAACACAGCTTAGATGGAGGACACTACTGCTATAGAAATACATGTCTtagcattctctgtttctgtgtgcatgcatgtgagaaGTTGGAAACAGTTGGAGACCAGCTTCCTGGTATATATAGTCTTTGCCTAGCTTGTGAAAGGCTCTGGTTTCATCCCCAAACCTGCCAAAATGCCAAAAGTTGTATACAGGACCATGACATCAAAATAATTGTTCCTTATTGGGGAAAATACTTGTTTTGTCAGAGGATATTAATgacattatttaaaatgttgctatacttttatttattttgtgttcatgtGAATTCGTTTATGGAGAGGGAAAGTGTTCCACGgggcacatgtggagatcagagggcaacttgcagtAGTCGactcttctatcatgtgggttctggggggtggaatttaggtcatcaggtttggcagcaagtccCTTACCCACTGACCCTTACCAGCCCttcaataaataacattttaataatgaaataGATTTAAAGCTACTAACTTAAAAATCACCTCAGTGGTATTAGGTAGGAAATTAAACCTATTGAAAACAAATACTATAAGTCTGCCTAGGTTAAAAATATTAACTCTGCCAAGCAGTAGTGGCATAttgccttttatctcagcactaggaaggtagaggcaagaggatttcatgagtttgaggccagcctggactataaagtgaattccaggacagccagtaatgatagtgaaaccctgtctcaaaaagacaaaacaaaaacctcaaaacaaaaaatattaactCTGCACATTTGCCTAGACTTAGAGATATTGAATATATTCATAGAAGCACACAGAAAGTATGGAAAGATACTACATTTCTGTGACAGGGTTTGGTTTGTGAAGACAAACAATTTTCATAAAGAATTtttgagggctggaaagatgtctcaatgcttaagagcactggctgctttttcggaggacctgggttcagttcccatcacctacATGGAAGTTCACAGCTGTTTGTCACTCCAGTCTGGGGAGCAGATGTGGTCTTCTGACTGCTGAGGACACTAGGCACATACCATACATGCGTACATACAGAAAAAAACCtcacataaaatgtaaaaaataaaataacatttgaaaaaaataatttttgaaacacctttggttaataaagagaatGTGTAAATTTAAGGACTGTAGTATAGTTCTATTTTCTATGATAATTAGTTTTATAAGATCTGGTGTCCAATAGACTATGAATAGTCAACATTGCTTTTAGAGAAAGGATCTCCCTAGGTAATCCATATGGGTCAGGATTTAGGATTCTTTTAGAGAAAGGATCTCCCTAGGTAATCCATATGGGTCAGGATTTAGGATTCTTTTAGAGAAAGGATCTCCCTAGGTAATCCATATGGGTCAGGATTTAGGATTCTTTTAGAGAAAGGATCTCCCTAGGTAATCCATATGGGTCAGGATTTAGGATTCTTTTAGAGAAAGGATCTCCCTAGGTAATCCATATGGGTCAGGATTTAGGATTCTTTTGCCTCGGTTTCCACGTGCTGGGACTATAGCCATGTCCTACCATACCTGGGCTGTGCAAGGTTTTAGACattcaaatttgaaaaaaatctaatttgtATATAAGTTCTCAAAATGGGCTTtagtttgcatgtatgtatttatgttttggCAAAACAGTTTAAATTGAATCTCTTCATTTTAGAATGGAGGAAGAGTTGTTGTTCCTGATAAATCGTCCCTGGAGTTGCTCTGTCAAGGGTGTTCTGGTGATATCCGAAGTGCAATAAATAGCCTGcagttttcttcttcaaaggGTAACTAACTAGAAGACACATTGATAGAACAATGATAGGTTACTTTCTCTTAACAGTCAGATTAAACCTCTGTGTAGGACTTCCCTATGGTGGACAGGTATTCCACTGAACTTTCTATTCTCAGCCCAGACTAGACATGTAGTGGTCCCTCCTTATCTGTACTTTAGTTGCCTGCCGGCAGAACTctctgaaaattttaataaaatattctagaAGTAGATTAAGTCataacttttacattttacattctaCTGACTACTGACAAGATCTTCCagtgtgcacgcctttaatcccagcacacggaggcagaggcaggcagatctcagagtttgaggccagcctggtctacagagtgagttctaggacagacagggctatgcagagagactctgtgacaaaacagaaaagaattctgTTGTCCATCCTGGGAAGCCAGTCATctctggcgtgtgtgtgtgtgtgtgtgtggtgtagacCAGAACAACTTTCCAAGTTGGTTCTCACTTTGTAACGCTTAGCTAGGCAAATCCTACAGCATAGGTATTTTTAGATTTAATAGTTTTTTCCTAATtatgtgtatctgtctctgtgtggatGGATATATTTACTTGAGTATAGGACCTGTGGAGTGCAGATctcccacatgcttactgtggcatgtgcatgtgttcatcacacacacaggcacacacacaaatatttgtttaaaaactgCTTCAAGACAAAACATGATTCATTTACATACGGGCTTGGTACTGTagtttccttatttgtttgtttgtttgtttttggtgtggtgttttgcctatgtgaGGATGCCGTGGAATcagacttacagacagttgtgactgccacatgggtgctgggtcttctgggagagcagccagttttcttaaccactgagccatctctccagcccatcttaaTTATTTGTAATGTGGCTCAGGAAAGTCTTGGCTGGGCAATATGAATGATTACATCTTTTTGCTTTCATCTTCTTGCTTTTTACTTAGGGGTTGTGTTAaggttaaatgaaataatatttgatTATCATAGTGCTTGATACATATGAGGACCTCTATACATGATTcataggttttcttttttgtgtttttgttttgttttaaagatttattatgtatagagtgttctgcctgcacaccagaagagggcaccagatctcattacagatagttgtgagccaacatgtagttgctgggaattgaactcatgacctctggaagagcagccagtgttcttaactcctgagctGTCTCTATAGCCCTGTTCATAGGTTTTAAAGTATTGTACTTCATTACATTTACTTTTGAACTTTTTCATAATAATTTCTATATTTAATAACTTTATTCCCTCCACTAGACAAAAAGGATTGTCTAGTGACATAGTAAAGCATAGATCCACTAATAATGATGAGTTATGTTTTTATTCTAGTAATTATAAAAGACTGCATAGTACTTACTGCAAGCATTTAACAAGCTGTTCACATGGCATTAAAGAATTgacctcgccgggcggtggtggcgcacgcctttaatcccagcacttgggaggcagaggcaggcggatctctgtgagttcgagaccagcctggtctacaagagctagttccaggacaggctccaaaaccacagagaaaccctgtctcgaaaaaccaaaaaaaaaaaaaaaaaaaaaaaaaaaaaaaaaagaattgacctcaagggctggagagatggctcagtggttaagagcattgcctgctcttccaaaggtcctgagttcaattcccggcaaccacatagtggctcacaaccatctgtaatgaggtctggtgccctcttctggcctgcatacatacacacagacagaatattgtatacataataaataaataaatatttttttttaaaaaaaaaaagaattgacctCAAAATAGAAACTATCTGTTGATCTCTCAAAATCCATCTAAAATCCTGGTTTTCTTATTCACAATTGTAGCAACTTGTTATTCAATTTATTCACAACTGTTCTTTGTGTGCTTAATAACCATAGAAAAATGGAACCCTAACACAACTAAAACTAGTCTGTATGCAGCCTATTCCTGTGGGAGTATAAATCCTTAGATTGAGTATAGGAATTAGATGCTAGAAATCTCATGTGGGACAGTTTGAGATCCTGGGTCATTAACACATTGCTGTTCTGAACTCAGAAAGTTtaagagaagaggaaaataatgTTTACCACGATTTATGGGAgcaattaaaaaatttattttctttttttttggttttttttttttttttttttttttttttttttttggtttttcgagacagggtttctctgtggttttggagcctgtcctggaactagctctgtagaccaggctggtctcgaactcacagagatccgcctgcctctgcctccccgagtgctgggattaaaggcgtgtgccaccaccgcccggcaaaaatttattttctttaaagatttatttattatgtatgcagtgttgtatgcctgcaggccagaagaaggcaccagatctcattatagatggttgtgagccaccatgtggttgctgggaattgaactcaggacctctggaagagcagccagccctaaaattcatttttttattacataGATTTATTtgggcatgtgtatgtatgttggcACATCATGTCATGGTGTGTGAATGGACATTAGTGGATGATTTGAAGGGTCAGTTCGCCCTCCGTGTGGGTCCTGGAATCAAGCTGAAGCTCTCAGGCTTACTTAGCATGCCTATAATAGCTATCTGCTGCCGCCATAGAATTTCTATGAGGGTAAAATTAGTTACTGTGTAGCATCCATCAAAAACAGCACCTTACATAAAACACTGTGAAAAATGAGGTGATATGGTTATAGTACTGTGTTATTAAGTTTCTGGAAATTTGTAATGTCATGAGATACTATTTTTATGGGGTTgggattataaaatattttattttttaatattatttttaaaccaggtggtggtggtgcacgcctttaatcccagcactaaggaggcagaggcaggtggatctttgttcaaggcctggtctacatagtgaggtccaggacaggctctaaagctataaGAAACCCTCTcgaaaagcaaagacaaaaaaaaaaattaagaattcatgtgtatgggtgttgtgcctgcatgtgtgtctgtgtgctacaTGTGCTTGGCACCCATAgacaccaaaagagggcatcgTATTTCCTGGATCTTGAGTTATAGATgactatgagctgccatgtgggtgccaggaatcaaaccttaactgctgagcaatgtCTCCAGCTCCTAAGAATTTAAATGGCATTTATTCCATTTTAATAGTTAGCAACAAATAGGATTTTTCACTAAGGTCATATTAAGTTACTGCTTGTTAGAAAAAGTTTTGGTTAGAATATTGAGTATAGGTATCTGAAATAGtcttagtttttatattttgattttttaaaatgtcatttggaTGTGTATTATTTAGGAGAGAACAGTTTAtggtcaaagaaaaaaagaatgtcagTGAAATCGGATGCTGCTGTATCGAaatcaaagcaaagaaagaaatgtaatagTGCTTTGGAAAATCAAGAGATCCAAGCTATTGGTGGAAAAGAtgtttgtctctttctcttcagaGCTTTGGGGAAAATTCTGTACTCTAAAAGTAAGAAacatttctgcatttttttcattatatgtaCTGCTCTCACTTCAGAAATAAGATACTATGTGTTTTGAAATgccttgtattttgttttgttactggaAGGACCTAGGGACCCTGCCAGATATTGCAGAGCCAGTGCTAAAATGTAACAGGAAAATGTTTTCACCTGTATGGAGCATTTTCTACAACTATAGGTCATAGTCatgtctgtgagttccctgaGGACGCCAGTCCACCTAGAGCAGTTCTCAGTCTGTGAGAAGGGTCCCTTTCataggggtcgcctaagaccattgcaaaacacagatgtttacatgaTGATTCATAACTAGtgaaactacagttatgaagtaacaatgaaatttatagttgggggtcactacaacatgaggaactatattgaaGGGTTGCAGTATTAAGAAGGCTGAGGGCCAGTGCTCTAGACCTTTAGTGGTAAAAGTTGGTAGCCCAAAGCAATTGTAATACTCAGCTCCAAATACTGGGTCCTGACCAGGGGCTAAGTAGCTTCAGGTTTCTTTGGCTTCTCTTCACTAACTTGCTGTCCTCATAACCGCAGGTGTCCATTGCTCTCATCTGTCTTCTGTATTATTTGTTCCATTTAGCCTTTCCTCCCCTACCCTCTCAAACTTTCCCTCCTTTCAGGAAAATCCAGACTTCGTTCTCTATATACTAAATACCAATAGGATTCTGAAGGGAGAGACTGATTCCAAAGTGGAAATGCCGTGTAAGGGAAGTCTGGTGAAAATACTCATCTGCCTCTTGGCCTCCTTTCCTTCCAGCCTCAGTGCCCATTCTCACCTAATTCCTTTCTTCcaccatttcttccttcccagtgttCACTTCTAACCTCTGCATTGGGGCCTAGCTTTCCTGTTCCTGAGGTGGAATAGCCTCTTCCTCCACAGCAAATACTACACTTTAGCCTTCCATCCTGACAGAAGGCAAAGGGAGAAGACAACCCGGAACTGAAAGATGAAATGGGAAGTACTTTGAGACATGTCAGTTTTTAAGTTCAGGAAAACCATACCAGCTGgactgatggcacacacctttaatcccaacacttgggaggtggaggcaggtggatctctgtgagtttgaggccagcctggtttacagagctagttccaggacagccagagctacacaaaaaaaaccctgtctggaaaaacaaaacaaaaaacaagatccATAATTTAAACATCACAATTCTGAATTTTGCCCTTATTAGTGATGGTAGTtaaacttgtttgttttgatgttttggtttttaacaactttcttgttttgaaattaatatacctAAAGTATTGAAAATCAGGTCATGAAAGCGCAGTGATTGGAAAGACTTTAGCTTTAGTAACCCCAGAGATTTTCTTACAGGAGCACCTTTAACAGAATCGGACTCACCCCGCTTGCCTGCCCACCTCTCAGAGCATGAGCGGGACACCTTACTTGTTCAGCCCGAGGTAAGGACTTTTGTAACACTTGGGACTTGGCTTAATATGTGTTATCTATTGTCTAAGCGTCTGTTCATTGCATTTGCaccaaaatttatatatttatgcctCTTTTTATAGGAAATAGTGGAAATGTCACATATGCCAGGAGACTTTTTTAATTTATACCTTCACCAAAACTACATAGATTTCTTCGTGGAAGTGGAT contains:
- the Rad17 gene encoding cell cycle checkpoint protein RAD17 isoform X2, which codes for MSETFLRPKVSSTKVTDWVDPSFDGFSATTAITTITASSLGLNNSSHRRKKSPSTLDSNRLPTRKRGKLFSLEQTYGVETSKEYLSDVEPWVDKYKPETQHELAVHKKKIEEVEAWLKAEVLKIKPKQGGSILLITGPPGCGKTTTLKILSKEHGIQVQEWVNPVLPDFQKDDFKELLNLDSKVYVVPYQSQTAVFSDFLLRATKYSKLQMLGDDLTTDKKIILVEDLPNQFYRDSPALHEILRKYVQIGRCPLVFIISDSVSGDNNQRLLFPKKIQEECSISNISFNPVAPTIMMKFLNRIMTIEASKNGGRVVVPDKSSLELLCQGCSGDIRSAINSLQFSSSKGENSLWSKKKRMSVKSDAAVSKSKQRKKCNSALENQEIQAIGGKDVCLFLFRALGKILYSKRAPLTESDSPRLPAHLSEHERDTLLVQPEEIVEMSHMPGDFFNLYLHQNYIDFFVEVDDLVRASEFLSFADVLGGDWNYRENCLAAKALFFDFCLPALCLQTQLLPYLALLTIPMRNTAQISFIQDIGRLPLKRNFGRLKMEALTERELIEPDSEDEFPRVGGRLAQDAQGEASQTADPEPWSLPLSQNSGSDLPASQPQPFSSRVDMEEEEEEDIIIEDYDSDGT
- the Rad17 gene encoding cell cycle checkpoint protein RAD17 isoform X3, with the protein product MLGDDLTTDKKIILVEDLPNQFYRDSPALHEILRKYVQIGRCPLVFIISDSVSGDNNQRLLFPKKIQEECSISNISFNPVAPTIMMKFLNRIMTIEASKNGGRVVVPDKSSLELLCQGCSGDIRSAINSLQFSSSKGENSLWSKKKRMSVKSDAAVSKSKQRKKCNSALENQEIQAIGGKDVCLFLFRALGKILYSKRAPLTESDSPRLPAHLSEHERDTLLVQPEEIVEMSHMPGDFFNLYLHQNYIDFFVEVDDLVRASEFLSFADVLGGDWNTRSLLREYSTSVATRGVMHSNKSRGFAHCQGGGSSFRPLHKPQWFLIHKKYRENCLAAKALFFDFCLPALCLQTQLLPYLALLTIPMRNTAQISFIQDIGRLPLKRNFGRLKMEALTERELIEPDSEDEFPRVGGRLAQDAQGEASQTADPEPWSLPLSQNSGSDLPASQPQPFSSRVDMEEEEEEDIIIEDYDSDGT